A genomic region of Oncorhynchus mykiss isolate Arlee chromosome 2, USDA_OmykA_1.1, whole genome shotgun sequence contains the following coding sequences:
- the tmem79b gene encoding transmembrane protein 79 isoform X1: protein MSEILRSNLELLGDSPSKTSGVTAEPQTPTWGAEGEKVIEELEKGREGVVEEDNMVSSAKLEPTTLQWPGDRDVEKATKNGSALTVKEDTGRGKGDDPEGERRSVHSMCTSLQEGGSRMESERRQGLGVERMRMGEEWMEREVQHPGLCKRGKKVQVEIEVEDGMNSLPEKAAQVFNPSVTILHSSSAPTSPREREPFWDVDAEKNLLLVPQGTPHDGYYHDWPVEGGSSKYGCDCANRDALKVGVSVFTAALIFPLLVWGGYVFLPFDAPLLDSAPLRLVYTLRCSVFAVVPIILGWLVLGVSRMRLGNVKPLCEVEAREVGVHRRYVDDSVNLFLLYFLQLAVMAPYLSQDLLKLVPLLTIIFAFGRLMYWVAAALGSSVRGFGFGLSFLPTVAMLGANLYFIFTMDAGGTIFAQDVVHQQDQPPASRQRFWG from the exons ATGTCTGAGATCCTACGGTCAAACCTGGAGCTGCTAGGAGACAGCCCCTCCAAAACCAGCGGGGTGACTGCTGAACCCCAAACCCCAACATGGGGGGCAGAGGGGGAGAAGGTGATTGAAGAATTggaaaagggaagggaaggagtggTGGAGGAAGACAACATGGTTAGCTCTGCTAAATTGGAGCCTACCACTCTGCAATGGCCGGGTGACAGGGATGTAGAGAAAGCAACAAAGAACGGAAGTGCATTGACTGTGAAAGAAGATACGGGAAGGGGAAAGGGAGATGAccctgagggagagaggaggagcgtgCACTCCATGTGCACCTCTCTTCAAGAAGGAGGAAGccggatggagagcgagagaaggcaGGGTTTGGGAGTGGAGAGAATGAGAATGGGGGaagaatggatggagagagaggtgcagCACCCAGGGCTGTGTAAGAGAGGGAAGAAGGTGCaggtagagatagaggtggaAGATGGTATGAACTCTTTGCCTGAGAAGGCAGCACAGGTCTTCAACCCATCTGTCACCATCTTACACTCCTCTAGTGCTCCGACATCTCCCAGAGAAAGGGAGCCATTCTGGGATGTGGACGCAGAGAAGAATCTCCTCCTCGTTCCCCAGGGAACCCCACATGATGGCTACTACCACGACTGGCCAGTGGAGGGGGGGTCCTCAAAAT aTGGTTGTGACTGTGCCAACCGGGATGCTCTCAAAGTGGGGGTGTCTGTGTTCACTGCAGCTCTGATTTTCCCCCTCCTAGTGTGGGGGGGTTATGTCTTCCTGCCTTTTGATGCCCCACTGCTGGACAGTGCCCCCCTCAGGCTGGTCTACACACTGCGCTGCTCTGTCTTCGCTGTGGTGCCCATCATACTGG GCTGGTTGGTGCTGGGTGTCTCCAGGATGCGGTTGGGGAATGTGAAGCCGTTGTGTGAGGTGGAGGCCAGGGAGGTGGGTGTGCACCGGCGCTATGTGGATGACTCCGTCAATCTCTTCCTGCTCTACTTCCTGCAGCTGGCCGTAATGGCGCCCTACCTGAGCCAGGACCTGCTCAAACTGGTGCCCCTGCTCACTATTATCTTCGCCTTTGGCAG GCTGATGTACTGGGTGGCAGCTGCACTGGGCAGCAGTGTTCGGGGCTTTGGCTTCGGTCTGTCCTTCCTGCCCACCGTGGCCATGCTGGGTGCCAATCTCTACTTCATCTTCACCATGGACGCTGGGGGCACCATCTTCGCCCAGGATGTGGTTCACCAACAAGACCAACCCCCAGCCTCCCGCCAGAGGTTCTGGGGATAG
- the tmem79b gene encoding uncharacterized protein tmem79b isoform X2, which yields MSEILRSNLELLGDSPSKTSGVTAEPQTPTWGAEGEKVIEELEKGREGVVEEDNMVSSAKLEPTTLQWPGDRDVEKATKNGSALTVKEDTGRGKGDDPEGERRSVHSMCTSLQEGGSRMESERRQGLGVERMRMGEEWMEREVQHPGLCKRGKKVQVEIEVEDGMNSLPEKAAQVFNPSVTILHSSSAPTSPREREPFWDVDAEKNLLLVPQGTPHDGYYHDWPVEGGSSKLWGGYVFLPFDAPLLDSAPLRLVYTLRCSVFAVVPIILGWLVLGVSRMRLGNVKPLCEVEAREVGVHRRYVDDSVNLFLLYFLQLAVMAPYLSQDLLKLVPLLTIIFAFGRLMYWVAAALGSSVRGFGFGLSFLPTVAMLGANLYFIFTMDAGGTIFAQDVVHQQDQPPASRQRFWG from the exons ATGTCTGAGATCCTACGGTCAAACCTGGAGCTGCTAGGAGACAGCCCCTCCAAAACCAGCGGGGTGACTGCTGAACCCCAAACCCCAACATGGGGGGCAGAGGGGGAGAAGGTGATTGAAGAATTggaaaagggaagggaaggagtggTGGAGGAAGACAACATGGTTAGCTCTGCTAAATTGGAGCCTACCACTCTGCAATGGCCGGGTGACAGGGATGTAGAGAAAGCAACAAAGAACGGAAGTGCATTGACTGTGAAAGAAGATACGGGAAGGGGAAAGGGAGATGAccctgagggagagaggaggagcgtgCACTCCATGTGCACCTCTCTTCAAGAAGGAGGAAGccggatggagagcgagagaaggcaGGGTTTGGGAGTGGAGAGAATGAGAATGGGGGaagaatggatggagagagaggtgcagCACCCAGGGCTGTGTAAGAGAGGGAAGAAGGTGCaggtagagatagaggtggaAGATGGTATGAACTCTTTGCCTGAGAAGGCAGCACAGGTCTTCAACCCATCTGTCACCATCTTACACTCCTCTAGTGCTCCGACATCTCCCAGAGAAAGGGAGCCATTCTGGGATGTGGACGCAGAGAAGAATCTCCTCCTCGTTCCCCAGGGAACCCCACATGATGGCTACTACCACGACTGGCCAGTGGAGGGGGGGTCCTCAAAAT TGTGGGGGGGTTATGTCTTCCTGCCTTTTGATGCCCCACTGCTGGACAGTGCCCCCCTCAGGCTGGTCTACACACTGCGCTGCTCTGTCTTCGCTGTGGTGCCCATCATACTGG GCTGGTTGGTGCTGGGTGTCTCCAGGATGCGGTTGGGGAATGTGAAGCCGTTGTGTGAGGTGGAGGCCAGGGAGGTGGGTGTGCACCGGCGCTATGTGGATGACTCCGTCAATCTCTTCCTGCTCTACTTCCTGCAGCTGGCCGTAATGGCGCCCTACCTGAGCCAGGACCTGCTCAAACTGGTGCCCCTGCTCACTATTATCTTCGCCTTTGGCAG GCTGATGTACTGGGTGGCAGCTGCACTGGGCAGCAGTGTTCGGGGCTTTGGCTTCGGTCTGTCCTTCCTGCCCACCGTGGCCATGCTGGGTGCCAATCTCTACTTCATCTTCACCATGGACGCTGGGGGCACCATCTTCGCCCAGGATGTGGTTCACCAACAAGACCAACCCCCAGCCTCCCGCCAGAGGTTCTGGGGATAG
- the tmem79b gene encoding transmembrane protein 79 isoform X4, translating to MQTIRIPQTSTDGCDCANRDALKVGVSVFTAALIFPLLVWGGYVFLPFDAPLLDSAPLRLVYTLRCSVFAVVPIILGWLVLGVSRMRLGNVKPLCEVEAREVGVHRRYVDDSVNLFLLYFLQLAVMAPYLSQDLLKLVPLLTIIFAFGRLMYWVAAALGSSVRGFGFGLSFLPTVAMLGANLYFIFTMDAGGTIFAQDVVHQQDQPPASRQRFWG from the exons aTGGTTGTGACTGTGCCAACCGGGATGCTCTCAAAGTGGGGGTGTCTGTGTTCACTGCAGCTCTGATTTTCCCCCTCCTAGTGTGGGGGGGTTATGTCTTCCTGCCTTTTGATGCCCCACTGCTGGACAGTGCCCCCCTCAGGCTGGTCTACACACTGCGCTGCTCTGTCTTCGCTGTGGTGCCCATCATACTGG GCTGGTTGGTGCTGGGTGTCTCCAGGATGCGGTTGGGGAATGTGAAGCCGTTGTGTGAGGTGGAGGCCAGGGAGGTGGGTGTGCACCGGCGCTATGTGGATGACTCCGTCAATCTCTTCCTGCTCTACTTCCTGCAGCTGGCCGTAATGGCGCCCTACCTGAGCCAGGACCTGCTCAAACTGGTGCCCCTGCTCACTATTATCTTCGCCTTTGGCAG GCTGATGTACTGGGTGGCAGCTGCACTGGGCAGCAGTGTTCGGGGCTTTGGCTTCGGTCTGTCCTTCCTGCCCACCGTGGCCATGCTGGGTGCCAATCTCTACTTCATCTTCACCATGGACGCTGGGGGCACCATCTTCGCCCAGGATGTGGTTCACCAACAAGACCAACCCCCAGCCTCCCGCCAGAGGTTCTGGGGATAG